A stretch of Deltaproteobacteria bacterium DNA encodes these proteins:
- a CDS encoding nucleotide exchange factor GrpE: MDPTGNPPDANGTPASEALEVDPRDAELAKLRDELSLKDKKLDEVLRAYAQAKNEHAEFRTRLQRERDRLIDMEKGRVALAFLEAADELDRAIAASGDDSSPLARGVRLTREAMGRQMAAMGITPLVLMGRPFDPNVSEAVDLVPVDDASRDGVVMAEVTKGYKLGEQLLRPARVRVGKRADEART; the protein is encoded by the coding sequence ATGGACCCTACCGGCAACCCGCCTGACGCCAACGGCACGCCCGCCAGCGAGGCGCTCGAGGTCGACCCGCGCGACGCCGAGCTGGCCAAGCTCCGCGACGAGCTCTCTCTCAAAGACAAGAAGCTCGACGAGGTCTTGCGCGCGTACGCACAGGCCAAGAACGAGCACGCCGAGTTCCGCACCCGGCTGCAGCGCGAGCGCGACCGGCTCATCGACATGGAGAAGGGGCGGGTGGCGCTGGCGTTCCTCGAGGCCGCCGACGAACTCGACCGCGCCATCGCTGCCAGCGGCGATGACAGCTCGCCGCTCGCCCGCGGGGTGCGGCTCACGCGCGAGGCCATGGGCCGTCAGATGGCGGCCATGGGCATCACCCCGCTGGTGCTGATGGGCCGGCCGTTCGATCCCAACGTCTCCGAGGCGGTGGACCTGGTTCCCGTGGACGACGCCTCGCGCGACGGCGTGGTGATGGCCGAGGTCACCAAGGGCTACAAGCTCGGCGAGCAGCTCTTGCGGCCCGCGCGCGTGCGCGTGGGCAAGCGCGCCGATGAGGCCCGGACCTGA